In Novipirellula caenicola, one genomic interval encodes:
- a CDS encoding serine/threonine-protein kinase: MPRSRLGPLAIEAKLGDHPSQSSVWRAIHVQLHKAVAVKVFSSPFGATPEARTQFAAEWETLKTLQHPAIARCYGGGFEDKEAYLAYELVEGETLAAEIERRSRLPWESVLEVAEPIIAALCYLHERDIVYGMLGPDKILYAGLSPLLVDVRTDRIHSNFKTSRPPTPHEIAFRPPEWIDDPTSITHKSDLYSFGATLYFAITGRPPVQGDTIEEVTRNVREQTPTSAASLVLDCPVWFDKLIMQLLEKDPAKRPFGAPAVQLALAEVRRRSMSRTGVAEHASAGFSPLSVTDQKERDEARTLLGRELVDETKEKLPDATLWHDKSWFLIGVLIAMLAMLAWVAWPLNEDQMRKRAEDLLAQETQSALNQAKNNYLKPMINQFPDGEHTTWAEEQVDRIEMMQAEHALSVKMKRNLALKNEGERLFAEAEQFERFGDTSTALDKYRSMETLLGDDPKYRPYVNLARRQIAQIENRSFVKDEAATIIQEKLDEAEREHLRGNVVAARQIWYSIIELYGNNSNVGPLVLQAQQRLSASNTPAPESASPNPLKPPQ, translated from the coding sequence ATGCCGCGCAGCCGACTTGGCCCGTTAGCGATCGAAGCCAAACTGGGTGACCATCCGTCACAAAGTTCGGTGTGGCGTGCGATTCACGTACAGCTACACAAAGCGGTTGCCGTCAAAGTGTTCTCGTCGCCGTTTGGCGCGACCCCCGAAGCACGCACGCAGTTTGCCGCCGAATGGGAAACGTTGAAAACGCTACAGCATCCCGCCATCGCCCGCTGCTATGGCGGTGGATTCGAAGACAAAGAGGCCTACTTGGCTTACGAGCTTGTCGAAGGCGAAACGCTGGCGGCGGAAATCGAGCGACGCAGCCGTTTGCCGTGGGAATCGGTGCTCGAAGTCGCCGAGCCGATCATTGCGGCCCTGTGCTACTTGCACGAACGTGACATTGTTTACGGGATGCTTGGCCCCGACAAGATTTTGTACGCAGGATTGAGCCCATTGCTGGTCGATGTTCGCACCGATCGCATTCATTCCAATTTCAAAACCTCGCGTCCTCCCACGCCGCACGAAATCGCTTTTCGTCCGCCGGAATGGATCGACGACCCGACTTCGATTACCCACAAATCGGACCTGTATTCGTTTGGTGCCACCCTGTACTTTGCGATCACCGGACGACCACCGGTGCAAGGCGATACGATCGAAGAGGTCACGCGAAACGTCCGCGAACAAACGCCGACGTCGGCGGCATCCTTGGTATTGGATTGTCCGGTTTGGTTTGACAAATTGATCATGCAGCTGTTGGAAAAGGATCCCGCGAAACGTCCCTTTGGCGCTCCGGCGGTCCAATTGGCGTTGGCTGAAGTACGCCGCCGTTCGATGTCACGCACCGGGGTGGCCGAGCATGCGTCGGCCGGATTCAGCCCACTGAGCGTGACCGACCAAAAGGAACGCGACGAGGCTCGTACGCTGCTCGGCCGTGAACTGGTTGACGAAACAAAAGAGAAGCTCCCTGATGCAACGCTTTGGCACGACAAATCGTGGTTCTTGATCGGCGTGCTGATCGCGATGCTGGCGATGCTCGCTTGGGTCGCATGGCCGCTGAACGAAGACCAAATGCGAAAGCGAGCCGAAGACCTGTTGGCGCAAGAAACACAATCAGCGCTGAACCAAGCAAAGAACAACTATCTTAAACCGATGATCAATCAATTCCCCGACGGGGAACACACCACGTGGGCGGAAGAACAGGTCGATCGCATCGAGATGATGCAAGCCGAACACGCGTTATCGGTCAAAATGAAACGCAACCTCGCACTAAAGAACGAGGGAGAACGGTTGTTCGCCGAAGCCGAGCAATTCGAACGCTTCGGTGACACGTCCACCGCACTGGATAAATACCGCAGCATGGAAACGCTGCTTGGCGACGATCCGAAATACCGCCCCTATGTCAATCTGGCGCGTCGTCAAATCGCACAAATCGAAAATCGCTCGTTTGTCAAAGACGAAGCCGCGACGATTATCCAGGAAAAATTGGATGAGGCCGAACGAGAGCATTTGCGAGGCAACGTGGTCGCGGCTCGCCAAATTTGGTATTCGATCATCGAATTGTATGGCAACAACAGCAACGTCGGCCCGCTCGTGCTGCAAGCCCAACAGCGGCTGTCGGCCAGCAATACTCCGGCTCCCGAATCCGCTTCCCCTAATCCGCTAAAACCACCGCAATGA
- a CDS encoding biopolymer transporter ExbD, whose protein sequence is MKIPSSRLQGSLKVEMTPMIDIVFLLLVFFVWTSSFELPEFDLPSAIAQPPSVGTNDESTDTPPVEIFDEIIIRMLASSAGNAIQLNGQPVADTNELESRLREILKLGVQPPVIVDPDPTIAMADAIKVYDSARAAGADRVLFTANDES, encoded by the coding sequence ATGAAAATCCCGTCATCACGACTGCAAGGATCACTGAAAGTCGAAATGACTCCGATGATCGACATCGTGTTTCTTTTGTTGGTGTTCTTTGTTTGGACCAGCAGCTTTGAGCTGCCCGAGTTCGACCTTCCCAGTGCGATTGCACAGCCGCCCAGCGTCGGCACCAACGACGAATCGACCGACACGCCGCCCGTCGAGATTTTTGACGAGATCATCATCCGCATGCTCGCTTCGTCGGCCGGCAATGCGATTCAGTTGAATGGTCAACCTGTCGCAGACACTAACGAACTGGAAAGCCGACTTCGTGAGATCCTAAAACTGGGGGTCCAACCGCCTGTGATCGTCGATCCCGATCCTACGATTGCGATGGCCGATGCGATCAAGGTTTACGATAGTGCACGCGCGGCCGGCGCGGACCGAGTTCTCTTTACCGCGAACGACGAGTCATGA
- a CDS encoding SHD1 domain-containing protein — protein MPTPVGSCCGEVSYEAVDNQGVCDYSGVDHGTVIESAPMQYDSGTEYAAPIDHGNMPLESEFAPPAPADMGPTDTQSSNEADPASPSDSPFNQTPAEEDQDPQPAPAMPAETTPEPPATEPPAETPDMPEPPATEPPATEPGPADDLFGSPAPAETEPAPTEPAAPADDLFGEPAPAETTPAPADDLFGTPPAETEPAPADDLFGTPPPAETDPAPADDLFGEPPADTPDSMPAEEPALDDLFGSDAAPAGEESAAKPPMDDDIFGGAADAPADAPVEMPAETPAEESIDDLFGGDAPADEAPAAEPPATEAPAADPSLDDLFGGDAPAADTPAEDAAPMEAPATDAADTSLDDLFGGDMPATDEAPADAAADSDASIDSLFGEAPDAAADAATETPAEAPSDDLDGLFDTPPADAAEPAADSIDDLFGTPSDADEDKSKTEEAGTSIDDLFGKAEQAKDSSQLVVSEKTTVRITSLDDTRMRTWIDNTGNFRTDGRLIEINATNIRLLKSNGRKCTVPFSRMCAADTAYVESIEKQIEASKVAMLISR, from the coding sequence GTGCCGACGCCGGTGGGATCCTGCTGTGGCGAAGTCTCCTACGAAGCCGTCGACAATCAAGGCGTGTGCGACTACAGCGGCGTTGACCATGGGACCGTAATCGAATCGGCTCCGATGCAATACGACAGCGGAACCGAATACGCGGCCCCGATCGACCATGGCAACATGCCATTGGAATCCGAATTCGCACCTCCTGCGCCCGCCGACATGGGACCGACCGACACGCAATCGTCCAACGAAGCCGACCCCGCTTCGCCATCGGATTCTCCGTTCAACCAAACGCCGGCTGAGGAAGATCAAGATCCGCAGCCTGCACCTGCGATGCCCGCGGAAACCACGCCTGAGCCTCCCGCAACCGAACCACCTGCGGAGACTCCGGACATGCCTGAGCCACCTGCAACCGAACCGCCAGCAACCGAACCAGGTCCTGCCGACGATTTGTTTGGCAGCCCAGCTCCGGCGGAAACCGAGCCAGCTCCAACAGAGCCTGCCGCTCCGGCGGATGACTTGTTCGGTGAACCCGCTCCTGCTGAAACGACTCCCGCACCGGCGGATGATTTGTTCGGTACACCACCAGCCGAAACCGAGCCTGCTCCGGCCGACGACCTGTTTGGCACACCGCCGCCGGCGGAAACCGATCCTGCTCCGGCGGACGACTTGTTCGGCGAACCACCTGCGGACACCCCCGATTCGATGCCTGCCGAAGAGCCAGCACTGGACGATCTGTTCGGTAGCGACGCCGCGCCCGCCGGCGAAGAATCGGCTGCCAAACCGCCGATGGACGACGATATCTTTGGTGGTGCAGCCGACGCTCCGGCCGACGCCCCCGTTGAGATGCCAGCCGAGACGCCTGCCGAAGAATCGATTGACGATCTGTTTGGTGGCGATGCTCCGGCCGACGAGGCACCTGCGGCAGAACCTCCAGCGACCGAAGCTCCTGCAGCCGATCCAAGCCTCGATGACTTGTTTGGCGGTGACGCACCAGCGGCGGACACCCCAGCCGAAGACGCGGCTCCGATGGAAGCCCCTGCGACCGACGCAGCCGACACCAGCCTTGATGACTTGTTCGGTGGCGACATGCCAGCCACGGACGAAGCCCCCGCAGACGCTGCGGCCGACAGTGACGCCAGCATCGACAGCCTATTCGGCGAAGCCCCCGATGCTGCTGCCGACGCGGCAACTGAAACGCCAGCCGAGGCTCCGTCCGACGACCTAGACGGCTTGTTCGACACGCCCCCTGCGGACGCTGCCGAACCAGCGGCTGATTCGATCGATGATTTGTTTGGCACTCCAAGTGATGCCGACGAAGACAAATCGAAGACCGAAGAAGCGGGCACCTCGATCGACGATTTGTTCGGTAAAGCCGAACAAGCCAAAGATTCGTCGCAGTTGGTGGTTTCCGAGAAGACCACCGTTCGCATCACTTCGCTTGACGACACTCGCATGCGAACCTGGATCGACAACACCGGAAACTTCCGCACCGATGGACGTTTGATCGAAATCAATGCCACCAACATCCGGTTGCTGAAATCGAACGGCCGAAAGTGCACCGTGCCATTCTCGCGAATGTGTGCCGCGGACACCGCCTATGTCGAATCGATTGAAAAGCAGATCGAAGCGTCGAAGGTGGCGATGTTGATCAGCCGCTAA
- a CDS encoding GrpB family protein: MASPPVRLMHFDPRWRQEFEQTRSSILLSCEGRVVDVVHVGSTAISGLIARPTIDVLAGVADISMMESAALLIEGLNFRREATPAWAGQSIALCKPRYATPDHPDPTHCVYLMQTSAPAWIQAVSIRDYLRQNAETALDFEEAKVRRWRSGEGDRQQYEADKAIFFAHLIDQIDAS, translated from the coding sequence ATGGCCTCTCCTCCAGTCCGCTTGATGCATTTTGACCCGAGGTGGCGTCAAGAATTCGAGCAAACTCGCAGCAGCATCCTGCTGTCGTGCGAAGGCCGGGTGGTGGACGTGGTTCATGTCGGCAGCACGGCCATCTCGGGTCTGATCGCCCGTCCGACGATCGATGTTTTGGCGGGCGTAGCCGACATCTCGATGATGGAGTCCGCGGCACTGCTGATCGAAGGACTCAATTTTCGCCGCGAGGCGACACCGGCATGGGCGGGACAATCGATTGCGTTGTGCAAACCTCGTTACGCTACGCCTGACCACCCCGATCCAACCCATTGTGTCTATTTAATGCAGACATCCGCCCCTGCCTGGATTCAAGCGGTTTCCATTCGCGATTATCTACGGCAAAATGCGGAAACGGCACTCGATTTCGAAGAGGCCAAAGTGCGACGTTGGCGAAGCGGCGAGGGGGATCGGCAGCAGTACGAAGCGGACAAAGCGATCTTCTTTGCCCACCTGATCGACCAAATCGACGCGTCCTAA
- a CDS encoding class I SAM-dependent methyltransferase, producing the protein MNNTLTFLKNFVRNPTQVGAIAPSSPGLVKTMVEWFDWESARNVVEFGPGTGVFTEGIVQRLHPDAKFFAIERSAELVAATRSRCPSVTVYEDSVTNVVELCRRESMPHVDAVICGLPWASFSKSLQAEIMDSMLEVLRPGGQFATFAYWQGLALPAGQRFSSRLKKTFPHVGRSPTVWRNIPPAFVYRCTRA; encoded by the coding sequence ATGAATAACACGCTGACATTTTTGAAAAACTTCGTTCGGAACCCAACTCAGGTGGGGGCGATTGCCCCAAGCAGTCCTGGGTTGGTGAAAACGATGGTCGAATGGTTCGATTGGGAATCCGCTCGCAACGTGGTCGAATTTGGACCAGGGACAGGCGTTTTTACCGAGGGGATTGTCCAGCGGCTGCATCCGGACGCCAAATTTTTCGCGATCGAACGGTCGGCCGAATTGGTCGCCGCGACGCGATCACGATGTCCGTCGGTGACCGTCTACGAAGACAGTGTGACGAACGTGGTCGAGCTGTGTCGCCGCGAATCGATGCCGCATGTCGATGCGGTGATTTGTGGTTTGCCGTGGGCTTCGTTCTCGAAATCGCTGCAAGCCGAGATCATGGATTCGATGTTAGAGGTGCTGCGACCGGGAGGCCAATTTGCGACGTTCGCGTATTGGCAGGGATTGGCATTGCCGGCAGGGCAACGTTTTTCGTCTCGGCTAAAGAAAACGTTTCCGCACGTGGGGCGAAGTCCAACGGTTTGGCGAAATATACCGCCAGCCTTCGTGTATCGATGCACGCGAGCGTGA
- a CDS encoding biopolymer transporter ExbD has translation MRVPNPNNASPVGANMTPMIDVVFLLIIFFLVSSHLARQEIHLPVELPTANTYLPENPDRMALTVTVDDQSQWRVGGNVVAIDELKQILNEHALRSGSTAAVRLRTDGSVHYQYIEPILRETALAGIYDVTFSVREETR, from the coding sequence ATGCGAGTCCCTAATCCCAACAACGCTTCCCCGGTCGGGGCCAACATGACGCCGATGATCGACGTTGTCTTTTTGTTGATCATCTTTTTCTTGGTGTCCAGCCACTTGGCTCGCCAAGAGATCCATTTGCCTGTCGAACTGCCAACCGCCAACACTTACCTCCCTGAAAATCCCGATCGAATGGCGCTGACGGTGACCGTCGACGACCAATCTCAGTGGCGAGTGGGCGGAAACGTGGTTGCGATCGACGAGTTGAAGCAAATTTTAAACGAGCATGCATTGCGTAGCGGATCAACTGCCGCAGTGCGATTGCGAACCGACGGATCGGTCCATTACCAATACATCGAACCGATTCTGCGAGAAACGGCACTGGCAGGCATCTACGATGTCACGTTCTCGGTGCGTGAGGAGACTCGCTGA